From a region of the Lactuca sativa cultivar Salinas chromosome 4, Lsat_Salinas_v11, whole genome shotgun sequence genome:
- the LOC111894449 gene encoding uncharacterized protein LOC111894449, giving the protein MAVVHQNEEEEEETIFEKTKNMGVVPTTLATFESLTFPLVQEVVLLADFQCKRCQDRVADILSRLNGEAESVEFSLTEKKVTVTLNRRHDPRTAKMPENELQNNGIYKNNPSNKFSLVKRMFSSSSS; this is encoded by the exons ATGGCTGTTGTTCATcagaatgaagaagaagaagaagaaactatATTCGAAAAGACGAAGAATATGGGTGTTGTTCCAACCACACTTGCCACCTTTGAATCATTAACCTTTCCACTT GTTCAAGAAGTTGTTCTTTTAGCCGATTTTCAGTGTAAAAGATGCCAAGATAGAGTAGCTGACATACTCTCCAGATTGAATG GTGAGGCGGAGTCGGTGGAGTTTAGCTTGACGGAAAAAAAAGTAACGGTCACCCTGAATCGTCGACATGATCCAAGAACAGCGAAAATGCCTGAAAACGAACTTCAAAATAATGGAATTTACAAAAACAACCCTAGTAACAAATTTTCTTTAGTCAAAAGGATGTTTAGCTCTTCTTCAAGTTGA